One Sphingomonas sp. KR3-1 DNA segment encodes these proteins:
- a CDS encoding CTP synthase, with translation MARYIFITGGVVSSLGKGLMAASLAALLQARGYRVRIRKFDPYLNVDPGTMSPHQHGEVYVTDDGAETDLDLGHYERFTGVASRQSDNITSGRIYKTIIERERRGDYLGATVQVIPHVTDAIKAFAQADVEDLDFVLCEIGGTVGDIESLPFVEAIRQLRNDLGRGNSVSVHLTLVPYIAAAGELKTKPTQHSVRELASLGVHADVIVCRSEKPLPESDRAKIALFCNVPASSVIPALDAKTIYGVPLQYHAEGLDIEVLRAFGIDAEGSPDLTRWSEIVDRVLNPEGEVTIGVVGKYMGVPDAYKSLTEALTHGGIANRVKVNIRWLDAELFEHDKQDEITAALEPLHGILVPGGFGERGSEGKIAGVRFARERNVPFFGICLGMQMACIEGARAGGVADASTTEFGPTQEPVVGMITEWMTSEGLQKREAGGDLGGTMRLGAYTAKLGGNSVVSSIYGSDEISERHRHRYEVNTHYKPVLEQGGLVFSGMSPDGALPEIVERPDHPWFVGVQFHPELKSKPFEPHPLFASFIEAAVRQSRLV, from the coding sequence ATGGCGCGGTATATCTTCATCACCGGCGGCGTGGTCTCCTCGCTTGGCAAGGGTCTCATGGCAGCGAGCCTCGCGGCTCTGCTCCAGGCCCGTGGCTATCGGGTCCGCATCCGCAAGTTCGATCCCTATCTCAACGTCGATCCCGGCACGATGTCGCCGCACCAGCATGGTGAGGTCTACGTGACCGACGACGGCGCTGAGACCGATCTCGACCTGGGGCATTACGAGCGCTTCACCGGCGTCGCCTCGCGCCAGAGCGACAACATCACCTCGGGCCGGATCTACAAGACGATCATCGAGCGCGAGCGCCGCGGCGACTATCTCGGCGCCACCGTCCAGGTGATCCCGCACGTGACCGACGCGATCAAGGCCTTCGCCCAGGCGGATGTCGAGGACCTCGATTTCGTCCTGTGCGAGATCGGCGGCACCGTCGGCGACATCGAGTCGCTGCCCTTCGTCGAGGCGATTCGCCAGCTGCGCAACGATCTCGGCCGCGGCAACTCGGTCAGCGTCCACCTGACGCTGGTGCCGTACATCGCCGCCGCCGGCGAGCTGAAGACCAAGCCGACCCAGCACAGCGTCCGCGAGCTCGCCTCGCTCGGCGTCCATGCCGATGTCATCGTCTGCCGCAGCGAGAAGCCGCTGCCGGAGAGCGACCGCGCCAAGATCGCCCTGTTCTGCAACGTGCCCGCCTCCTCGGTCATCCCCGCGCTCGACGCGAAGACGATCTACGGCGTGCCGCTGCAATATCATGCCGAGGGGCTCGACATCGAAGTGCTGCGCGCCTTCGGCATCGATGCCGAGGGTTCGCCAGATCTCACCCGCTGGTCCGAGATCGTCGACCGCGTGCTCAATCCCGAGGGCGAAGTCACGATTGGCGTGGTCGGCAAGTACATGGGCGTGCCCGACGCCTACAAGTCGCTGACCGAGGCGCTCACCCATGGCGGCATCGCCAACCGGGTGAAGGTCAACATCCGCTGGCTCGACGCCGAGCTTTTCGAGCACGACAAGCAGGACGAGATCACCGCGGCGCTCGAGCCGCTGCACGGCATCCTCGTCCCCGGCGGCTTCGGCGAGCGCGGCAGCGAGGGCAAGATCGCCGGCGTTCGCTTCGCCCGCGAGCGCAACGTGCCGTTCTTCGGCATCTGCCTCGGCATGCAGATGGCCTGCATCGAAGGCGCGCGGGCAGGGGGCGTCGCCGACGCCTCGACCACCGAATTCGGGCCCACGCAGGAGCCGGTGGTCGGCATGATCACCGAATGGATGACCTCCGAGGGCTTGCAGAAGCGCGAGGCCGGCGGCGATCTCGGCGGCACGATGCGCCTCGGCGCCTATACCGCGAAGCTTGGCGGCAACTCCGTCGTCTCCTCGATCTACGGCAGCGACGAGATCAGCGAGCGCCACCGCCACCGCTACGAGGTCAACACCCACTACAAGCCGGTGCTCGAGCAGGGCGGGCTGGTCTTCTCGGGCATGTCCCCCGATGGCGCGCTCCCCGAGATCGTCGAGCGGCCCGACCATCCCTGGTTCGTCGGCGTGCAGTTCCACCCGGAGCTCAAGTCCAAGCCCTTCGAGCCCCACCCGCTCTTCGCCAGCTTCATCGAAGCGGCGGTGCGGCAGAGCCGGCTTGTGTAA
- the secG gene encoding preprotein translocase subunit SecG, whose amino-acid sequence MFTFLLIIQAFIAAGLVGVILVQKSEGGGLTSSGSPSGLMSARSAADFLTRTTAILATAFIAMSIVLAFLAANHRGTAIDASLQRAAPAAAPQAMPTTAPPGGAVPFAPANSTAPAGTAPAAQGNSAVPLAQ is encoded by the coding sequence ATGTTCACCTTCCTGCTCATCATCCAGGCTTTCATCGCTGCGGGTCTCGTCGGCGTGATCCTCGTGCAGAAGTCGGAGGGCGGCGGCCTCACTTCGAGCGGCAGCCCCTCGGGGCTGATGTCGGCGCGCAGCGCGGCCGACTTCCTGACGCGCACCACCGCGATCCTCGCCACGGCGTTCATCGCGATGTCGATCGTGCTTGCCTTCCTCGCCGCGAATCACCGCGGCACGGCGATCGACGCCTCGCTCCAGCGCGCCGCTCCGGCTGCGGCGCCCCAGGCGATGCCGACCACGGCGCCTCCGGGCGGCGCGGTGCCCTTCGCGCCCGCCAACAGCACGGCCCCGGCGGGTACGGCGCCGGCCGCGCAGGGCAACAGCGCGGTCCCGCTCGCCCAATAA
- a CDS encoding MarR family transcriptional regulator, with the protein MTDSSLSSWKNTLIDYVRSGEPDLTNRQMALLMLVYLDPGPHTVRGLARALNVSKPVVTRALNRLGTLGYLRRQRDDTDKRNIFVAKTAEGADFLAEFGHFLTGGHIAEPVARRASA; encoded by the coding sequence ATGACCGACAGCTCGCTTTCTTCGTGGAAGAATACGCTGATCGACTATGTGCGATCGGGCGAACCGGACCTGACCAACAGGCAAATGGCGCTGCTCATGCTCGTCTATCTGGATCCCGGCCCCCATACCGTACGCGGACTTGCCCGGGCTTTGAACGTCTCGAAGCCCGTAGTCACACGTGCCTTGAACAGACTAGGCACGCTCGGCTATCTGCGCCGCCAGCGCGACGATACCGACAAGCGGAACATCTTCGTCGCCAAGACCGCGGAAGGGGCAGATTTTCTTGCAGAATTCGGGCATTTCCTCACTGGGGGGCACATCGCCGAGCCAGTCGCCCGCAGGGCCAGCGCGTAA
- a CDS encoding SH3 domain-containing protein, which yields MARIIASAVSLHAGPKPDSDVLTQLSGGDTFEVLELAGDHAWGVAPGQKLVGYVPASVLERPAA from the coding sequence ATGGCCCGCATCATCGCCTCCGCAGTGTCGCTTCACGCCGGACCCAAGCCCGATTCGGACGTGCTGACCCAGCTTTCGGGCGGCGACACCTTCGAAGTGCTCGAGCTCGCCGGCGACCATGCCTGGGGCGTCGCCCCGGGGCAGAAGCTGGTCGGCTATGTGCCGGCATCGGTGCTCGAACGGCCCGCGGCATGA
- the argC gene encoding N-acetyl-gamma-glutamyl-phosphate reductase has product MTIRVFIDGAVGTTGLEIRERLEGRAGIEQLILDDKDRKDPAKREDALNSADFVILCLPDEAAREAVDMIKASKVRVIDASSAHRVADGWTYGFPELEPGQAAQIAEAARVSNPGCYPTGFLALVRPLIRAGLVPLDHPLTVNAVSGYSGGGKGMIADFEDAKSPDHTETAFRNYGLGLAHKHVPEMTKHARIVHPPIFQPAVARTYRGMLVEVPLPLHAFTRRPSLEAIENALREAYKDSPIVRVLPNDVTAVTIEEDAGTDRLSLRVFGNAETGQARLVATLDNLGKGAAGAAVQNLNIMAGFEQTAGLVL; this is encoded by the coding sequence ATGACGATTCGCGTGTTCATCGACGGCGCCGTCGGCACCACCGGCCTGGAGATCCGCGAGCGGCTGGAAGGCCGCGCGGGGATCGAGCAGCTCATCCTGGACGACAAGGACCGCAAGGACCCGGCCAAGCGCGAGGACGCGCTCAATTCGGCGGACTTCGTGATCCTGTGCCTGCCCGACGAGGCGGCGCGCGAAGCGGTCGACATGATCAAGGCCAGCAAGGTCCGCGTGATCGACGCCTCGAGCGCGCACCGCGTCGCCGATGGCTGGACCTATGGCTTTCCCGAGCTCGAGCCCGGCCAGGCCGCGCAGATCGCCGAGGCGGCGCGCGTCTCCAACCCGGGCTGCTACCCCACCGGCTTCCTGGCGCTGGTCCGCCCGCTGATTCGCGCCGGGCTGGTCCCGCTCGACCATCCGCTTACCGTCAACGCGGTCTCGGGCTATTCGGGCGGCGGCAAGGGCATGATCGCCGACTTCGAGGACGCCAAGTCGCCGGACCATACCGAGACGGCGTTCCGCAACTACGGGCTGGGCCTAGCGCACAAGCATGTGCCCGAGATGACCAAGCACGCGCGCATCGTGCATCCGCCGATCTTCCAGCCGGCAGTGGCACGCACCTATCGCGGCATGCTGGTCGAGGTGCCCCTGCCCCTCCACGCCTTCACCCGGCGGCCGTCGCTGGAAGCGATCGAGAACGCGCTGCGCGAGGCCTACAAGGATTCGCCGATCGTGCGGGTGCTGCCGAACGACGTAACCGCGGTGACGATCGAGGAAGATGCGGGCACCGACCGGCTGTCGCTCCGGGTGTTCGGGAATGCCGAGACCGGCCAGGCGCGGCTGGTGGCGACGCTCGACAATCTCGGCAAGGGCGCGGCGGGTGCCGCGGTGCAGAACCTCAACATCATGGCGGGGTTCGAGCAGACTGCGGGGCTGGTGCTGTAG
- the zwf gene encoding glucose-6-phosphate dehydrogenase, translating to MSQPAGKLLLFGATGDLSQRMLLPSLYGLHADGLLPEGLTITGTARSDHDDAGFREFAREALDHFLPADRKDDSAVGGFLDRLFYQPLDASKTDGFAALAEKLGDISNGLAIFLSTAPSLFGPTIKGLESAGLTGDNVRIGLEKPLGFDLASSKVVNDIVAEAFPEDRTFRIDHYLGKETVQNILALRFGNSLFEPVWNAQGIDHVQITVSETVGLEGRAGYYDDVGALRDMVQNHMLQLLALIAMEPPARFNGTAIRDEKVKVLRSLRPIQGADVPNLTVTGQYGGGAVKGEIVRSYDTDLEKSSDTETFVAIKAHVDNWRWHGVPFYLRTGKRLAERRSEIVIQFKPVPHSIFADRGGTLQPNTLVIRLQPEEYIQLRVMAKQPGLDREGIRLKEVPLNLSLEHEFAGTRRRIAYERLFLDLIEGDPTLFVRRDEVEAQWQWIDAIREGWKASGMKPKPYASGGWGPSAAIALTERDGVTWNE from the coding sequence ATGAGCCAGCCCGCGGGCAAATTGCTGTTGTTCGGCGCCACCGGCGACCTTTCCCAGCGGATGCTGCTCCCCTCGCTTTACGGCCTCCACGCCGACGGGCTGCTGCCCGAGGGCCTCACGATTACCGGCACCGCGCGCTCCGATCACGACGATGCAGGGTTCCGCGAATTCGCCCGCGAAGCGCTCGACCATTTCCTTCCTGCCGACCGCAAGGATGACAGCGCTGTCGGAGGATTTCTCGACCGGCTCTTCTACCAGCCGCTCGACGCGTCGAAGACCGACGGCTTCGCGGCGCTGGCCGAGAAGCTGGGCGACATCTCGAACGGGCTGGCGATCTTCCTGTCGACCGCGCCTTCGCTATTCGGGCCGACGATCAAGGGCCTCGAATCAGCGGGGCTGACCGGCGACAATGTCCGCATCGGGCTGGAAAAGCCGCTGGGCTTTGACCTCGCCTCGAGCAAGGTCGTCAACGACATCGTCGCCGAGGCCTTTCCCGAGGACCGCACCTTCCGGATCGACCACTATCTCGGCAAGGAGACGGTGCAGAACATCCTGGCGCTGCGCTTCGGCAATTCGCTGTTCGAGCCGGTGTGGAACGCGCAGGGCATCGATCACGTGCAGATCACCGTCTCCGAGACGGTCGGGCTCGAAGGCCGCGCAGGCTACTATGACGATGTCGGCGCGCTGCGCGACATGGTGCAGAACCACATGCTCCAGCTGCTCGCACTGATCGCGATGGAGCCCCCCGCTCGCTTCAACGGCACCGCCATCCGCGACGAGAAGGTGAAGGTGCTGCGCTCGCTCCGCCCGATCCAGGGCGCCGACGTGCCCAACCTGACCGTGACCGGCCAATATGGCGGCGGCGCGGTGAAGGGCGAGATCGTGCGCTCCTACGACACCGACCTGGAGAAGAGCTCGGACACCGAGACCTTCGTCGCGATCAAGGCGCATGTCGACAATTGGCGCTGGCACGGCGTGCCCTTCTACCTACGCACCGGCAAGCGCCTGGCCGAGCGGCGCAGCGAGATCGTGATCCAGTTCAAGCCGGTGCCGCACTCGATCTTCGCCGACCGCGGCGGCACGCTGCAGCCCAACACGCTGGTGATCCGCCTGCAGCCCGAGGAATATATCCAGCTGCGCGTGATGGCGAAGCAGCCCGGGCTCGACCGCGAGGGCATCCGCCTGAAGGAAGTGCCGCTCAACCTGAGCCTCGAGCACGAGTTCGCCGGCACGCGGCGGCGCATAGCCTATGAGCGGCTGTTCCTCGACCTGATCGAGGGTGACCCCACGCTGTTCGTCCGCCGCGACGAAGTGGAGGCGCAGTGGCAATGGATCGATGCGATCCGCGAAGGCTGGAAGGCCAGCGGCATGAAGCCCAAGCCCTATGCGTCGGGCGGCTGGGGCCCGAGCGCCGCGATCGCGCTGACCGAGCGCGACGGGGTGACGTGGAACGAATGA
- the pgl gene encoding 6-phosphogluconolactonase, producing the protein MTTEIEWWDYDDADEMAEAVAGDIGFIIESAIDARGAAVIALAGGKTPLPIYEKLAKAKIDWKRVTIIPGDDRIVPLGDPLSNVTAIGKIFIPKGARVIPLVSDKAPDYKAAGRSADALLQDVHWPLDLCLLGVGGDGHCASIFPGPDFDEALNGPKERRALGVMPDPLPPEAPVARVTLSRAAITTARALMIAITGDTKKEVLEAAIEQGASSSYPVGRVLADVELPVDIHWAA; encoded by the coding sequence ATGACGACCGAAATCGAATGGTGGGACTATGACGATGCCGACGAGATGGCCGAGGCCGTCGCGGGGGATATCGGCTTCATCATCGAGAGCGCGATCGATGCGCGCGGCGCCGCGGTGATCGCGCTGGCCGGAGGCAAGACCCCGCTGCCGATCTATGAGAAGCTGGCCAAGGCCAAGATCGACTGGAAGCGCGTGACGATCATCCCCGGCGACGACCGCATCGTGCCGCTGGGCGATCCGCTGTCGAACGTCACCGCGATCGGCAAGATCTTCATTCCCAAGGGCGCGCGGGTGATCCCGCTCGTCAGCGACAAGGCGCCCGACTACAAGGCCGCGGGCCGCTCGGCGGACGCGCTGCTCCAGGACGTGCACTGGCCGCTCGACCTGTGCCTGCTCGGTGTGGGCGGCGACGGGCATTGCGCCTCGATCTTCCCCGGCCCCGATTTCGACGAGGCGCTGAACGGCCCCAAGGAGCGCCGCGCGCTGGGCGTGATGCCCGATCCGCTGCCGCCCGAGGCCCCGGTCGCCCGCGTCACGCTGTCGCGCGCGGCGATCACCACGGCGCGCGCGCTGATGATCGCGATCACCGGCGACACCAAGAAGGAAGTGCTGGAAGCGGCGATCGAACAGGGCGCGTCCTCGTCCTACCCGGTTGGGCGCGTGCTCGCCGATGTCGAGCTGCCGGTGGATATTCACTGGGCGGCGTGA
- the edd gene encoding phosphogluconate dehydratase has protein sequence MTLHPEIAAVTDRIIERSKAKRRAYLALVEAERASGNDRPKLGCANLAHAYAGTDEQRDDLKAGRKMNIGIVTAYNDMLSAHAVYYRYPEQMKIWAHEAGATAQVAGGVPAMCDGVTQGYQGMELSLFSRDTIALSTAVALSHRTFEGAALLGICDKIVPGLLMGALRFGHLPMVLIPGGPMRSGLANKEKAKIRELYAEGKVSRDELLDAEIAAYHSKGTCTFYGTANSNQMMMEAMGLHMPGAAFANPGTKLRQELTRAAVHRLADIGWNGEDYRPIGHIVDEKAIVNAAIVLLATGGSTNHLIHVPAFARAAGITIDWDDFDRLSRAVPLLTRVYPNGSADVNGFEDAGGPSFVIRELLGAGLMHGDVLTVGKGGMADYGRKPTMDGDALVWREHPETSGDDSIVRTAANPFSPEGGFRILKGNLGRACIKVSAVERERWTIEAPCRVFQDQASVQEAFKAGELDRDVVVVVRFQGPKANGMPELHKLTPPLGVLQNRGFKVALVTDGRMSGASGKVPCAIHLSPEALGGGPIGKLRDGDVVRVCAEEGVLTALVDPAEWDAREQAETPPPAIGTGRELFAMLRNHCDEAEKGGSAMLAEAGL, from the coding sequence ATGACCCTGCATCCCGAAATCGCCGCCGTCACCGACCGCATCATCGAGCGCTCCAAGGCGAAGCGCCGCGCCTATCTGGCGCTGGTCGAGGCCGAGCGCGCCTCGGGCAACGACCGGCCCAAGCTCGGCTGCGCCAACCTCGCCCATGCCTATGCCGGCACCGACGAGCAGCGCGACGACCTCAAGGCCGGGCGCAAGATGAACATCGGGATCGTGACGGCGTACAACGACATGCTGTCGGCGCACGCGGTCTATTATCGCTATCCCGAGCAGATGAAGATCTGGGCGCACGAGGCCGGCGCGACCGCGCAGGTGGCCGGCGGCGTGCCGGCGATGTGCGACGGCGTCACCCAGGGCTATCAGGGCATGGAGCTGTCGCTGTTCAGCCGCGATACGATCGCGCTGAGCACCGCGGTCGCCCTCTCCCACCGCACCTTCGAGGGCGCGGCGCTGCTCGGTATCTGCGACAAGATCGTGCCCGGGCTACTGATGGGCGCGCTGCGCTTCGGCCACCTGCCGATGGTGCTGATCCCGGGCGGGCCGATGCGATCGGGCCTGGCCAACAAGGAAAAGGCCAAGATCCGCGAGCTCTACGCCGAGGGCAAGGTAAGCCGCGACGAGTTGCTCGATGCCGAGATCGCGGCCTATCATTCGAAGGGCACCTGCACCTTCTACGGCACCGCCAACTCGAACCAGATGATGATGGAGGCGATGGGCCTGCACATGCCGGGCGCGGCCTTCGCCAATCCGGGCACCAAGCTGCGCCAGGAGCTGACCCGCGCTGCCGTCCACCGGCTGGCGGACATCGGCTGGAACGGCGAGGACTATCGCCCGATCGGGCACATCGTCGACGAGAAGGCGATCGTGAACGCCGCGATCGTGCTGCTCGCGACCGGCGGCTCGACCAACCATCTGATCCATGTGCCGGCGTTCGCGCGGGCGGCGGGGATCACGATCGACTGGGACGATTTCGACCGGCTCTCGCGCGCCGTGCCGCTGCTGACGCGCGTCTATCCCAATGGCTCGGCCGATGTGAACGGCTTCGAGGACGCCGGCGGCCCGAGCTTCGTGATCCGCGAGCTGCTCGGTGCCGGGCTGATGCATGGCGACGTGCTGACCGTCGGCAAGGGCGGCATGGCCGATTATGGCCGCAAGCCCACGATGGACGGCGATGCGCTGGTGTGGCGTGAGCACCCCGAGACCAGCGGCGACGACAGCATCGTGCGCACGGCCGCCAACCCCTTCTCCCCCGAGGGCGGCTTCCGCATCCTCAAGGGCAATCTGGGGCGCGCCTGCATCAAGGTGAGCGCCGTCGAGCGCGAGCGCTGGACGATCGAGGCGCCGTGCCGCGTGTTCCAGGACCAGGCGAGCGTGCAGGAAGCGTTCAAGGCGGGCGAGCTCGACCGCGACGTGGTGGTGGTAGTGCGCTTCCAGGGGCCCAAGGCCAATGGCATGCCCGAGCTGCACAAGCTGACCCCGCCGCTCGGCGTGCTGCAGAACCGCGGCTTCAAGGTCGCGCTGGTGACCGACGGGCGGATGTCGGGCGCGAGCGGCAAGGTGCCGTGCGCGATCCACCTCAGCCCCGAGGCGCTGGGCGGCGGGCCGATCGGCAAGCTGCGCGACGGCGATGTGGTGCGGGTGTGCGCCGAGGAAGGCGTGCTGACCGCGCTGGTCGATCCGGCCGAATGGGACGCGCGCGAGCAAGCCGAAACCCCGCCGCCGGCGATCGGCACCGGTCGCGAACTGTTCGCGATGCTGCGCAACCACTGCGACGAGGCCGAAA